The window TACGGAAACGCTTCAGGCCGACGAAGGTGGCATCGCCCACGCGGCTGCGATTCTGCGCGAGGGCGGCCTCGTCGCCGTGCCGACAGAGACGGTTTACGGCCTTGCTGCGCGGGCCGACTGCGACGCCGCGGTGGCGCGGATTTACGAGGCGAAAGGGCGCCCCAGCTTCAACCCGCTGATCGTCCATGTCTCGACCATCGAGCAGGCAAGGGAACTGGCGCAATTCAGCGCCGAAGCGGAGGCCTTGGCAGAAGAGCACTGGCCCGGACCTCTGACACTCGTGCTTCCGCGCCGCGAGGATGCGGGACTTGCGGCGGCAGTCACTGCAGGCCTCCCGACCGTTGCGCTGCGCATGCCTGATCATCCGGTGATGCGCGCGGTCCTAAATGAAACCGGTGCGCCCGTCGCTGCGCCCTCTGCCAATCGAAGCGGCTTCATCAGCCCGACCAGCGCGGCCCATGTGCTGGCCTCGCTCGACGGACGGATCGATGCGGTGCTCGACGCGGGCGAATGTCGTGCCGGACTCGAATCGACCATCGTGGCAGTACGCGAGGACGGCAATCTTGAAGAACTGCGACCGGGCCCGGTCAAAGTCGCGCCGCGCAACTCTTCCCCGGACGGCAGCGGTATCGAGGCGCCGGGGCAGCTGGCGAGCCATTACGCGCCGGGCAAGCCCGTTCGCCTTGGGGCCGCAGACGCGCAGCCGGACGAATTCCTGATCGGCTTCGGCGCGGTTGCGGGCGATTGCACGCTGTCGGCAAGTGGCGACCTGATCGAGGCGGCGTCACGCCTCTATGCCTGTCTCCACGAAGGTGCGCGGTCGGACAAGCCGCGCATCGCGGTCGCACCTGTTCCGCATGAAGGGGTAGGCGTGGCGATCAACGACCGCCTGCGTAGGGCGGCGACGCCTCCGAACTAGTCGTCTTCGGGTTCGACCGGGATGGTGGGCAGGATCTGCTGCATCTCGGCATAGGTGTCGCGGGCATTGCTGCAGGACCGTTGCTTGCCCTTCTCACATTCGTCGAGCTGCTTCTCGTACTGGCGTTCGAGCTTGGCCAGCTGTTCCTCGCGCCGACGGATTTCGCGGCCGCGCTTCTCGTCGGCTTCCGACTGGCTGGTCGTGGCAAGGTCGACGCCCTTGCTGACGACGCGGACCGGCGCAGTCGCGACGTCGACGAGAGTGCCGACGCAGGCGCTGGTGCCCAGGGCGGCGATGGGAAGCACAAAAAAGGCCAGGCGGCGCATCGAAATTCCTTTCACTGCGCCGCCTAGCCGAATTTCCCTTATCAGGCGATGAATTAGCCTTCCGGAGCCTCCGGTGCTTCGGGAGCCTCGGGTGCTGCCGGCGGTTCGGGTGCCTGGGCCTTGGATTTGGTGGTGCCGCCCTTGCAGGTCAGCTTGCCCGATCCGACCGACGATACCGTGCAGGTCGCATTGCCGTTCACGGTGACGCTGCCCGCGCCCACGATGCTGGCATCAACCGTGCCGTCGGAATCGAATTCGGCATCGCCCGATCCGACCACCGAGATATCGGCGGACCCGGCCTTGAGGCCGCCCATCTTGCTGCTGCCCGAGCCGGCAACGGTCAGGTCGAGCTTGTCCGTGCTGCCGGTCGCTTCGAAATCGCCGGAACCGGCGATGGTCACGTCGAGGCTGCTGACGTCCATCTTCGCGACCTTGACCGAACCCGATCCGGCCACCGTGACGTCGGCGTTATCGTCCATGCGATCGGCCTCGATCGTGCCCGAACCGGCAAGGACCATGGCCTTGAGGCTGGGCATGGTGACGCGCACGGTGGCGCGGCCGAGATCCTTGCCGCTGTCCTTGGCGCGCGAGATGGCCAGCGCGTCCTTTTCGATGTGGAAACGCATGGCATCCACGGCCGCCTGGTCGCCGGTCACGTCGATGTCGAGCGCTGCGCCGTGGGTGACAATTACGTTGTCGGGGGCGGCAAGGACGATTTCGGTCGGCGCGGCGCCGCTCGTGTCGAGTTCCGCCAGCGGCACGCCTTCGCCATCGCCGATCTGGATGTTGACCCCGTCGCAACCTGCGAGGAGTGCGCCCGCCGCCAGTGCTGCGACCGGGGCGAGTCCCTTGAGAATCCTGGTAATCATCATGCGGCCTTCCCTCTGCCTATCCCGCTAGTCCGTATTGGCGATATAATACAGCGAGAGGGTGGGTTCAACCCATGCGAAAAGGGCCGCCCCTTGCGGAGCGGCCCCTTCGTCGAAGCAGCAATGGCCTTGGCCGATCAGGCTTCTTCGGTGTTCTCGTAATATTGCGGCGCATGTTCGCGCAGCACGTCGAGGATCTTCTCGAGCGCGGTCGCTTCGTCGGTCTTCTCCATCGCCGCGAGTTCGCGGGCGAGACGGCTGGATGCCGCTTCGAAGATCTGGCGTTCCGAATAGCTCTGTTCCGGCTGGTCGTCCGGGCGGAACAGGTCGCGGGTCACCTCGGCGATCAGGACGATTTCGCCCGAATTGATCTTCGCTTCGTATTCCTGGGCGCGGCGCGACCACATGGTGCGCTTCACCTTGGGCTTGCCCTTCAGGGTTTCCATCGCTTCCTTGAGCGTCTTGTCCGACGACAGCTTGCGCATGCCGATCGATTCGACCTTGTTGACCGGAACGCGCAGCGTCATGCGTTCCTTCTCGAAGCGGAGCACGTAGAGGTCGAGCTGCATGCCGGCGATTTCTTCGCTCTGCAGTTCGATGACACGGCCAACGCCGTGCTTGGGATAGACAACGTAGTCGCCAACGTCGAAGGCATCAGCCTTGCTCGCCATGAATCAATCCTTTCTCGGGGTGGAAGGCTTGGCCAAGCGGCAAAAAAGACCTGTCCGCACCCGGGGGGAGGCATGCGGCATAACGGTCGACTTGCGGATTGGTTGCTCTTCCGGCCCTTTCGATTCTCACATCTGGCCGGGAGCACACCGGCGCAGTTGTTGCATTATATAGCACAGCTTGTGGATTATTGCGAGTCTTTGACGCTTTCGGGCCCGGGCAATCGAATCTTCCGATTGCGCACGGGCCATCGCTGCCAGCCGCGCGGAGCCGGCTTCTCGAGTCAGCAGGGAATGCAGCTGCGCCGGAAGGCGCCGGCGGCGATCAGTCGCCTTCGCCGGGTTCGGTGCTGAAGTACTTGTCGAACTTGTCCTCTTCACCCTTGTGATCGTCGGCGTCGGCCGGCGGTTCCTTCTTCTGGGTGATGTTCGGCCATTCGGCGGAATACTTGGTGTTCAACTCCAGCCACTTCTCGAGATTGTCCTCGGTATCGGGCAGGATCGCCTCGGCCGGGCATTCGGGTTCGCACACGCCGCAGTCGATGCATTCCGACGGGTTGATGACGAGCATGTTCTCGCCCTCGTAGAAACAGTCGACGGGACAGACCTCGACGCAATCGGTGTATTTGCATTTGATGCAGGCGTCGGTGACGACGTAGGTCATGGTGCGATAATTCCCTGTCTCGCTTTGGCTAAGGTGCTGCTATTCCGCTTTGCCCGCCCGGGTCAAGTTCGCGATAGCAGGCCGCTGCTTCGCGCGGCGGACCGCGGCGCGTCGGCAACTCCACAACCTCGATCAGGCGCACCGCGTTCCCCAGCGGGAGAGTGAGCACATCACCGATGGCAATGTCCCGGCTGGCACGCGTCACGCGCTCGCCATTGCGGCGGATGTGCCCCTCTTCGACCAGCCTCTGAGCCGCGCTTCGTGTGCGCGCGAAGCGCAGGAAGCACAGCAGGCGGTCGATCCGCACTCTCAGCCTTGTTTCATGAGGTCGGCAAGGCCGGCAAAGGCGCTGCCTTCGCGCGGTTTCGCCGGTGCGGGCGCTGGGCGCTGGTTCTGCTTGCGCCGTGCCGAGGGGCGCCATTCCCACTGGTCGGGACGCGGCGGTCCGAAGGTGCCTTCGGCCAGCGGGCGGGCGCGCTGGACGCGAAAGCCTGCCTGGCCCAGCAGGCGCTCGGCGTTCTTTTCCTCCAGCCCGATCGAGATGGGCAGGGCAAGGTCGAGCGCGAAGCGCCGCTTCCCGCCGGCCTTGGTCCGCGCATCGTGCGCGGCGCGGAAGATCTTTTCCGCCAGGTCCAGCCGGATCGCCTGCGTCCCGGCATGGCGGTATCCCGACGGAAGCTTCTTCGCATCCGGAATGACCGGGAGCATCGCGTCCTGCAGCGGGCGCCGGTCGATGCCGAGGGCTGCGAGCAGCTGGCGCGGTGCGGGCTTGAGCAGCAACGGCGAATAGATGTCGAGCGCGCCGAAAGTCACGCCGATCTTGCGCAGGAAGGGGCGCATTTCCTTGGGCAGGTGTTCGAGCCCTGCCTTTTCGCGGGTGACGAAACCGTGCCCGGCGATGAGGTTGAGCAGCAGCGCGCGCGCCTGCGACCCGGCATCGGGATTGGTGGCGGCAACATGCATCCGGTGCAGCGGTTCGAGCGGTTCGAGCTTGCCGTCGAGCCAGGTGCCGAGCGCGGCCATCAGCGTCTTGCGCGATGCCTCGGGCAAGGTTGCTAGCTCGCGTGCGGGCTCGAGCTCCGGCTTTAGTTGTCCGTCACGCGAGTTGAGCTTGGCCAGCATGTGGCCCTTCCACCGGATCGCCCCGCGCGACAATTCCACGTCCGCCATATCCGAGGCGGCGAGCGCTTCGGCGCGTTCGCCCAGGATGCGCGGCAGGGCCTTCTCGGCTGCAGCCAGCAGCATCTTGCGGTCGGCGTGGTTGGCGGCCTGGTCGACGACGAAGCGGAACCCTTCGACATGGCCGAGCGCCTCGTCCTCGACGCGCAGCACGCCTTCTGCATCCAGCGCGATGGGGAGCAGCCCCGCGTCCTGTCCCAGCGATTTCATCAGGATTGCCGTCCTCCGGTTCACGAATCTTTCGGTCAGCCGCGCATGGAGCGCATCCGACAGTTTTGCTTCCACGCCTCTTGCCCGTGACGCCATTTCGTCACGCGCCAGCACCCAGTCGGGACGCTGGCAGATATAGGCCCAGCTGCGAATCGCGGCGATCCGCCCCTGGAGCGTATCGATGTCGCCGCTTGTATTGTCGAGTTCCGAGATCCGCGCGGCAACGTAGTCCGCGCCGATATAGCCCTCCTGCAGATCCTGCCACAGGCGTGCGACGAAGCGGGCGTGCACGTCGGGCCCGCGCTGGCGGAAATCGGGCAGCGAACAGGCTTCCCAGAAGCGCCTCACCTTGCCGTGCCTGCGGATCGTGGCGGCAAAGGGCTCCTCGGCCAGCCGTTTCAGCGTGGCGAGGTCGATTGCCTCGGGCGCGAGCCGCAAGGCTTCGTGGGCCGGAGGCGTCTCGAGATCGGCGATGAGCGTCGCGAGCGAATCGAACCGCGGCTCCGCCTCGCGCCAGAACAGCTTGGTGATCGGGGCGAAGCGGTGCTCCTCGATCGCGTAAATCTCTTCCTCGGTGAATTCGGGCGAGGGGCCGAACTTGCCGCCCGCTCCGGCAAGCGTGCCGAAAGTGCCGTCGCGCTGGTGGCGCCCTGCACGCCCGGCGATCTGCGCCATCTCTGCGGGATGCAGCCGCCGCATGCGCACCCCGTCGAACTTGGTCAGGCCGGCAAAGGCGACATGGTTCACGTCGAGGTTGAGGCCCATGCCGATGGCGTCGGTGGCGACGATGTAATCCACCTCACCATTCTGGAACAATTCGACCTGTTTGTTGCGCGTTTCCGGTGAAAGTGCGCCCATGACCACGGCGGCGCCACCGCGAAAGCGGCGCAGCATCTCGGCGACCGCATAGACCGCTTCGGAACTGAACGCGACGACGGCACTGCGCGGAGGCAGGCGCGAAAGCTTGCGCGGGCCGATATGGGTGAGGGTGGAAAAGCGCGGCCTGGCAGAGATCTCCGCCTTGGGTACCAATGCGCGAACCATCGGCTCCAGCGTGGCTGCGCCGAGGATCATGGTTTCCTCACGTCCCCGCGCATTGAGCAGGCGGTCTGTGAAAACATGCCCCCGCTCACGGTCGGCCGACAATTGCGCCTCGTCCAGCGCGACGAAGGCCCGCTCGCCCGCATCGCGCGGCATCGCCTCCGCCGTGCAGCACAGATAGCGCGCCTCGGGCGGCTCGATCCGCTGTTCGCCGGTGATGAGCGCGACCGACTTCTCGCCCTTGATCGCCACGACCCGGTCGTAGACCTCGCGGGCGAGCAGGCGCAGCGGGAAACCGATCGCACCGCTCGAATGCGCGCACATGCGCTCGATGGCGAGGTGGGTCTTGCCGGTATTGGTGGGCCCGAGGACCGCCTTGATCGGGGCGTCGTTCACGCATGCCTAGGTGGCAGCGCCCCCCGCCATGCGCAACCGCCCGTCGCCCGATACGCGCAATTGACCGCATTCCCGACGAAAAGACGTCGCGGTTAAGGCGATCTTTACCTTGATTCCGCCATGGATTAGGTCGCTTTACGAATGCACGGGCTGGGCGCTGCCATGCGCTCGCGACGGAGGGTTTCAGGTGTACGAGTCCGACGAGGACGAGGGACCGCAATCGGTATCGATGCTTGCTGGCGGCTCCGCAGGGGCGGCCGCAATCGCCATGCCCGGCGCACAGGCGACGTCTTCCACTTCCCGTTTTTCGCTTGGCACGCTTCGCGACCAGCTGTTCGCGCGGATTGAAACGCTCGACATCGCGCCGGATCTCGGCGCCGACATCGGATCGAAGCGCTGGTTCCGCGGTCTTGGCACATTCGTCGGCCTGTCGGTGGTCGCGCTGGCTTTCTGGCCCGACTTCGCCCCGCTCGAGGCGGCCTCGCCGCTGCCCGACGACAAGCCGGTGCTCGACGAATACCACAGCCAGGCGATCCTGCCGCTGGCGCTCGGCGCCGATACCGGCCGCCGCATGGGCCCGAGCAACCTTGTGCGCCCGCTGGCGGAAGCGCCCGAGCGGCCGCAGCTGCAGATGCTCGCCACGCTTTCCTCGCCCGACAGTTTCGAGCGAACGCTGCTGCGCGCAGGGGTCGGCCGCGACGAGGCGCGCCAGGTGCTGTCCATGGTGCAGGGCGCCATCCCGCTCGGCGAGCTCGAACCGGGTACGCAGATCGACATCACGCTGGGCCGCCGGCCTGCACCGGGCGTATCGCGCCCGCTCGAAGACCTCACGTTCCGCGCGCGGTTCGACCTCGAACTGTCGGTCTCGCGTCTCGATCCGGGAGCCGAACTGACGCTGGCGAAGAAGGCCATCCGCGTCGACGACACGCCGCTGCGCATCCGCGGCACGGTGGGTGACAGCCTCTACCGCTCCGCCCGCGCGGCCGGTGCGCCATCGAGCGCGATCCAGGCCTATCTCAAGGCGCTTTCGCAGCAGGTGAATCTCGAACGCGACGTGCGCGCCACCGACAGCTTCGACATCATCGTCTCGCATCGCCGCGCCGCTACAGGCGAGCGGCAGGCGGGCCAGCTGATCTTCGCCGGGCTCGAACGCGGCTCGCGCACGCCGATCCAGCTGATGCGCTGGGGCAAGGACGGCCAGTTCTACGAAGCTTCGGGCGTGGGTGAGGA of the Qipengyuania gaetbuli genome contains:
- a CDS encoding helicase-related protein, which codes for MNDAPIKAVLGPTNTGKTHLAIERMCAHSSGAIGFPLRLLAREVYDRVVAIKGEKSVALITGEQRIEPPEARYLCCTAEAMPRDAGERAFVALDEAQLSADRERGHVFTDRLLNARGREETMILGAATLEPMVRALVPKAEISARPRFSTLTHIGPRKLSRLPPRSAVVAFSSEAVYAVAEMLRRFRGGAAVVMGALSPETRNKQVELFQNGEVDYIVATDAIGMGLNLDVNHVAFAGLTKFDGVRMRRLHPAEMAQIAGRAGRHQRDGTFGTLAGAGGKFGPSPEFTEEEIYAIEEHRFAPITKLFWREAEPRFDSLATLIADLETPPAHEALRLAPEAIDLATLKRLAEEPFAATIRRHGKVRRFWEACSLPDFRQRGPDVHARFVARLWQDLQEGYIGADYVAARISELDNTSGDIDTLQGRIAAIRSWAYICQRPDWVLARDEMASRARGVEAKLSDALHARLTERFVNRRTAILMKSLGQDAGLLPIALDAEGVLRVEDEALGHVEGFRFVVDQAANHADRKMLLAAAEKALPRILGERAEALAASDMADVELSRGAIRWKGHMLAKLNSRDGQLKPELEPARELATLPEASRKTLMAALGTWLDGKLEPLEPLHRMHVAATNPDAGSQARALLLNLIAGHGFVTREKAGLEHLPKEMRPFLRKIGVTFGALDIYSPLLLKPAPRQLLAALGIDRRPLQDAMLPVIPDAKKLPSGYRHAGTQAIRLDLAEKIFRAAHDARTKAGGKRRFALDLALPISIGLEEKNAERLLGQAGFRVQRARPLAEGTFGPPRPDQWEWRPSARRKQNQRPAPAPAKPREGSAFAGLADLMKQG
- a CDS encoding L-threonylcarbamoyladenylate synthase produces the protein MGGKYATETLQADEGGIAHAAAILREGGLVAVPTETVYGLAARADCDAAVARIYEAKGRPSFNPLIVHVSTIEQARELAQFSAEAEALAEEHWPGPLTLVLPRREDAGLAAAVTAGLPTVALRMPDHPVMRAVLNETGAPVAAPSANRSGFISPTSAAHVLASLDGRIDAVLDAGECRAGLESTIVAVREDGNLEELRPGPVKVAPRNSSPDGSGIEAPGQLASHYAPGKPVRLGAADAQPDEFLIGFGAVAGDCTLSASGDLIEAASRLYACLHEGARSDKPRIAVAPVPHEGVGVAINDRLRRAATPPN
- a CDS encoding peptidoglycan DD-metalloendopeptidase family protein, translating into MLAGGSAGAAAIAMPGAQATSSTSRFSLGTLRDQLFARIETLDIAPDLGADIGSKRWFRGLGTFVGLSVVALAFWPDFAPLEAASPLPDDKPVLDEYHSQAILPLALGADTGRRMGPSNLVRPLAEAPERPQLQMLATLSSPDSFERTLLRAGVGRDEARQVLSMVQGAIPLGELEPGTQIDITLGRRPAPGVSRPLEDLTFRARFDLELSVSRLDPGAELTLAKKAIRVDDTPLRIRGTVGDSLYRSARAAGAPSSAIQAYLKALSQQVNLERDVRATDSFDIIVSHRRAATGERQAGQLIFAGLERGSRTPIQLMRWGKDGQFYEASGVGEERGGLVAPVPGRMSSSFGMRRHPILGYRRMHSGVDFKAGHGTPIVAVTDGQVTGAGRMGGCGNAVRLRHAGGIDTRYCHMSRIAVNRGQSVRRGQVIGYVGSTGLSTGAHLHYEMYRSGRAVNPASVKFVTRAQLSGAELQRFRETLRRIKTVEAGAALEDLAPTAEEIASETPLREIDKLDAPKTVG
- a CDS encoding head GIN domain-containing protein, producing the protein MMITRILKGLAPVAALAAGALLAGCDGVNIQIGDGEGVPLAELDTSGAAPTEIVLAAPDNVIVTHGAALDIDVTGDQAAVDAMRFHIEKDALAISRAKDSGKDLGRATVRVTMPSLKAMVLAGSGTIEADRMDDNADVTVAGSGSVKVAKMDVSSLDVTIAGSGDFEATGSTDKLDLTVAGSGSSKMGGLKAGSADISVVGSGDAEFDSDGTVDASIVGAGSVTVNGNATCTVSSVGSGKLTCKGGTTKSKAQAPEPPAAPEAPEAPEAPEG
- a CDS encoding RNA-binding S4 domain-containing protein, which produces MRIDRLLCFLRFARTRSAAQRLVEEGHIRRNGERVTRASRDIAIGDVLTLPLGNAVRLIEVVELPTRRGPPREAAACYRELDPGGQSGIAAP
- the fdxA gene encoding ferredoxin FdxA — encoded protein: MTYVVTDACIKCKYTDCVEVCPVDCFYEGENMLVINPSECIDCGVCEPECPAEAILPDTEDNLEKWLELNTKYSAEWPNITQKKEPPADADDHKGEEDKFDKYFSTEPGEGD
- a CDS encoding CarD family transcriptional regulator, with the protein product MASKADAFDVGDYVVYPKHGVGRVIELQSEEIAGMQLDLYVLRFEKERMTLRVPVNKVESIGMRKLSSDKTLKEAMETLKGKPKVKRTMWSRRAQEYEAKINSGEIVLIAEVTRDLFRPDDQPEQSYSERQIFEAASSRLARELAAMEKTDEATALEKILDVLREHAPQYYENTEEA